The Geotalea uraniireducens Rf4 genome window below encodes:
- a CDS encoding cysteine hydrolase family protein — MTFLNVVLTALALFAVLMLLFGLFVMRNMFIPTKGKRIEAYPHPTKALLVMDIQESGGGSNRQSIPLSTSTPLGAMIAASNRVIDWFDQAGMEVAYIRQVFGNDLITRLHGGRILAGRLEPRIDRRIMIINNNDFKKNRTDAFSNPKLEQFLIARQVDEVFLVGLDAAFCVYYTALGALNRGYKVTVIQDAVLTGRDMAKVLERYRQNGIRIINSRELTELPS; from the coding sequence ATGACCTTTCTGAACGTCGTCCTCACAGCCCTGGCGCTATTCGCTGTCCTGATGCTCCTGTTCGGCCTGTTCGTCATGCGAAACATGTTCATCCCCACCAAGGGTAAACGGATTGAGGCCTACCCTCACCCCACTAAGGCGCTGCTGGTCATGGATATCCAGGAGAGCGGTGGCGGCAGCAACCGACAGTCCATTCCCCTTTCCACGTCCACACCCCTTGGAGCGATGATTGCTGCATCAAACAGGGTGATCGACTGGTTCGATCAAGCCGGGATGGAGGTGGCCTATATCCGGCAGGTCTTTGGGAATGACCTCATCACCAGGCTCCATGGAGGGCGCATACTCGCAGGGCGGCTTGAACCACGTATTGACCGCCGCATCATGATCATCAACAACAATGACTTCAAAAAGAACAGAACCGATGCCTTTTCAAACCCGAAGCTTGAACAGTTTCTTATTGCCCGTCAGGTGGATGAAGTTTTTCTGGTAGGTCTGGATGCCGCATTCTGTGTCTACTACACGGCGCTCGGGGCGCTTAATCGGGGGTACAAGGTCACGGTTATCCAGGATGCCGTCCTGACCGGACGAGACATGGCCAAGGTGCTGGAGCGGTACCGACAGAATGGCATCAGGATCATAAACAGTCGCGAATTGACCGAACTCCCTTCCTGA
- a CDS encoding type II toxin-antitoxin system VapC family toxin, whose product MSKLLFDSFALLRFFQKETGGEKVRDLLKEAIAQQTPCLINAINLGEIIYITQRRLGEQKKLEVFIHIQRIGFTILPCPNDLVFRAAELKARYPISYADAFALASAMEHSADLITGDPEFKMVEHLVNVIWV is encoded by the coding sequence GTGAGTAAGCTCCTTTTTGACAGCTTTGCCCTGCTTCGCTTCTTTCAAAAGGAAACGGGCGGGGAAAAGGTGAGAGATCTGCTGAAAGAGGCCATTGCCCAGCAGACGCCATGCCTGATCAACGCCATCAACCTGGGTGAGATCATCTACATAACCCAGCGGCGACTGGGCGAACAGAAAAAGCTGGAGGTGTTCATTCACATTCAGCGGATAGGTTTTACGATTCTCCCATGTCCTAATGACCTCGTCTTCCGAGCCGCGGAACTGAAGGCCCGTTATCCCATATCCTATGCCGACGCCTTTGCCCTTGCCTCGGCCATGGAGCATTCAGCAGACCTTATTACGGGTGACCCGGAATTCAAGATGGTCGAGCATCTGGTAAATGTTATCTGGGTGTGA
- a CDS encoding AbrB/MazE/SpoVT family DNA-binding domain-containing protein has protein sequence MDNTAKVSTKGQVVIPAGLRKRHHMEPGALVQIYEYGEMICIAPVVKDAVEAAYGALPPGPSLADELLKERGKDFAGE, from the coding sequence ATGGACAACACAGCCAAGGTGTCAACCAAGGGGCAGGTGGTAATTCCGGCGGGACTGCGGAAACGCCATCATATGGAACCTGGTGCGCTTGTACAGATTTATGAGTATGGCGAGATGATCTGCATTGCGCCGGTGGTGAAGGACGCGGTGGAAGCCGCTTATGGGGCTTTGCCTCCCGGCCCATCGCTGGCGGATGAGCTGCTGAAGGAACGTGGGAAGGACTTCGCCGGTGAGTAA
- a CDS encoding AAA family ATPase, which translates to MERITIDDINLTLANPVKLSLKWVGQGELLKQLLAAWMVIDERDIPFNPRLIGKPGVGKTTLAYAAARTLGRKVYLFQATMDTRPEDLIVTPVIGPDGKIQYAASSLVSAMVSGGVLILDEGNRMSEKAWASLAPLLDDRRYVESIITGLRIPAHPDFRIVVTMNEDASTFEVPEYIHSRLQPQIYIDFPEADEELHILKENLPFAGSAILKYVVDFLQRAHAADELYSVRDGINIARYALKMMAATEKEPKELLPLAVERILGEEALRYLK; encoded by the coding sequence ATGGAGAGAATAACTATAGACGATATCAACCTCACCTTGGCCAATCCGGTGAAGCTCTCACTGAAATGGGTCGGCCAGGGGGAGCTCTTGAAGCAGCTTCTCGCAGCCTGGATGGTCATCGACGAGCGGGACATCCCCTTCAACCCCCGCCTGATCGGCAAACCGGGGGTGGGGAAAACCACCCTCGCCTATGCCGCGGCCCGCACCCTCGGGCGCAAGGTCTATCTCTTCCAGGCCACCATGGACACCCGGCCGGAGGACCTGATCGTCACGCCGGTGATCGGCCCTGACGGCAAGATCCAGTACGCCGCCTCGTCCCTGGTTTCCGCCATGGTCAGCGGCGGGGTGCTGATCCTCGACGAGGGGAACCGGATGAGCGAAAAGGCGTGGGCTTCGCTGGCACCGCTTCTGGACGACCGGCGCTACGTTGAATCGATCATCACCGGCCTGCGCATCCCCGCCCATCCCGATTTCCGCATCGTCGTCACCATGAACGAGGACGCCTCCACCTTCGAGGTGCCCGAATACATCCACTCCCGTCTCCAGCCGCAGATCTACATCGACTTTCCCGAAGCGGACGAGGAGCTGCATATCCTCAAGGAGAACCTCCCCTTTGCCGGCAGCGCGATCCTCAAGTACGTGGTGGACTTTCTGCAGCGCGCCCATGCCGCCGATGAGCTCTATTCGGTGCGGGACGGCATAAACATAGCCCGCTACGCCCTGAAGATGATGGCCGCTACGGAGAAGGAGCCCAAGGAGCTCTTGCCGCTGGCGGTGGAGCGGATACTTGGCGAAGAAGCGCTGCGGTATTTGAAGTAG
- the hemH gene encoding ferrochelatase, whose amino-acid sequence MPEKTAVLLLQMGGPDSIEAVEPFLLNLFSDREIIKIGPAFLQPFIARRICRKRAPKVEGYYSQIGGKSPIRELTEAQAQALEEKLGGNFRCFVAMRYWKPTTIDALAAIKREGISRVIALSLYPHYSRATTGSSINELKRVLGEAGARFEVSYVDRFYDHPLYIAALAAKIEEGLAQFSNRSEVELVFSAHSLPQSFIDEGDPYLSHILETVRLVMERLGNVNYHLAFQSRAGPVKWLEPSTEEMIQKLAKGGCKELLMVPLSFVSDHIETLYEIDIQYAEEAKGLGIEHFRRSPSLNTSPLFIDCLANLVHKTVSSE is encoded by the coding sequence ATGCCTGAAAAGACCGCCGTACTCCTTCTCCAGATGGGTGGACCGGATTCCATTGAAGCCGTCGAGCCTTTTCTCCTCAATCTTTTCTCCGATCGGGAAATTATCAAGATCGGACCAGCCTTCCTGCAGCCGTTCATTGCCCGGCGCATCTGCCGCAAACGGGCGCCGAAGGTGGAAGGTTACTACTCGCAGATCGGCGGCAAATCGCCGATCCGAGAGCTGACCGAAGCACAGGCGCAGGCCCTGGAAGAAAAGCTCGGCGGAAATTTCCGTTGCTTCGTCGCCATGCGCTACTGGAAACCCACAACCATCGATGCCCTGGCGGCCATCAAGAGGGAAGGCATCTCCCGCGTCATCGCCCTCTCCCTCTACCCCCACTATTCACGGGCAACCACCGGCTCCAGCATCAACGAGCTGAAGCGGGTCCTGGGAGAGGCCGGAGCACGGTTCGAGGTCAGCTATGTGGACCGCTTCTACGATCACCCCCTCTATATCGCGGCCCTCGCGGCAAAAATCGAGGAAGGTTTGGCGCAGTTTTCCAACCGATCGGAAGTGGAGCTGGTCTTTTCCGCCCATTCCCTCCCCCAGTCTTTCATCGACGAAGGTGACCCCTATCTCTCCCATATTCTGGAAACGGTACGTCTCGTCATGGAGCGGCTGGGGAACGTGAACTATCACCTGGCGTTTCAATCGCGTGCCGGCCCGGTGAAGTGGCTGGAGCCCTCCACGGAGGAGATGATACAAAAGCTGGCAAAGGGGGGGTGCAAGGAGCTGCTCATGGTCCCCCTCTCCTTTGTCTCGGACCACATCGAGACCCTCTACGAGATCGACATCCAGTATGCGGAAGAGGCAAAAGGGCTCGGCATCGAGCATTTCCGCCGCTCGCCGTCGCTGAACACGTCCCCCCTGTTCATCGACTGCCTGGCGAACCTGGTGCACAAAACGGTGAGTAGTGAGTAG
- a CDS encoding cyclase family protein, producing MYLHSGCFEVAMKIYDITMPLSADMPTYPGDPTVKIEPVTRIARGDAANVSCISMSTHSGTHIDVSRHYSDHGLSVDHLPLTLLVGRALLAEVHGVREIGREQLKRLPLKGEERLLLKTDNSALWVRQGFWEDYAHLTEDGAAYLVEMGVKLVGIDYLSVERHDGNGDVHRLLLGNGAVILEGLNLDGVSPGNYELICLPLKIKDGDGAPVRAVLRSREGTGTEKEFDAHTSKWPLA from the coding sequence ATGTATCTCCATTCCGGTTGTTTCGAGGTGGCCATGAAGATCTACGACATAACAATGCCGTTATCTGCCGATATGCCGACGTATCCGGGGGACCCGACGGTAAAGATCGAGCCGGTGACCAGGATCGCCCGGGGCGATGCAGCCAATGTTTCATGCATTTCCATGTCCACCCACAGCGGCACCCACATCGACGTTTCACGCCACTACAGCGACCATGGCCTTTCCGTGGATCATCTGCCCCTGACCCTTCTGGTCGGAAGAGCCTTGCTGGCGGAGGTTCACGGGGTGAGAGAGATAGGACGGGAGCAGTTAAAACGGTTGCCGCTGAAAGGGGAAGAGCGGCTTTTGCTCAAAACGGACAATTCCGCCTTGTGGGTCCGGCAGGGGTTTTGGGAAGACTATGCCCATCTGACCGAAGACGGCGCTGCCTATCTGGTGGAGATGGGGGTGAAGCTGGTCGGCATTGATTACCTCTCGGTTGAGCGCCATGACGGCAACGGGGACGTGCATCGGCTCCTCCTGGGCAATGGCGCGGTGATCCTGGAGGGGTTGAACCTGGACGGCGTTTCTCCGGGGAATTATGAACTTATCTGTCTGCCGCTGAAAATAAAGGATGGCGATGGCGCGCCGGTCAGGGCGGTGTTGCGGAGCAGAGAGGGGACAGGAACCGAGAAGGAATTTGACGCGCATACGAGCAAGTGGCCGCTCGCCTGA
- a CDS encoding RluA family pseudouridine synthase has product MILKVVVGADHAGMRLDDGAKELFPQLSKTQIRRIIDWGGCTICEALVRVASRPLREGDLIALGVMEPERCVEISYRKEDLLFEDANYLAVNKAAGINSQRTPYQLKGTVEYAVETYMKSLGSKEPARVIHRLDRGTSGVMFFPKDKRAATHISFLLKEGKVEKVYWAMVAGVPDEEQWTVDAPIAKLNKFRYGVALPGREARTAFRVIAVGKGATLLEALPFTGRTHQIRVHLVHSNLPIIGDTTYGGDTAARMMLHCRSMAFTSRDGKPVQAIAPLDEGFLKACRDFGIETEGL; this is encoded by the coding sequence ATGATTCTCAAGGTTGTGGTGGGAGCCGATCATGCGGGAATGCGCCTCGACGATGGGGCTAAGGAGCTTTTTCCGCAGCTTTCCAAAACCCAGATCCGCCGCATCATCGACTGGGGCGGCTGCACCATCTGTGAAGCCCTGGTGCGGGTGGCCTCGCGCCCCCTCCGGGAAGGAGACCTGATCGCCTTGGGGGTAATGGAGCCGGAACGCTGCGTCGAAATATCCTACCGGAAGGAGGATCTGCTCTTCGAGGACGCAAACTATCTGGCCGTGAACAAGGCTGCGGGGATCAACAGCCAGCGCACCCCTTACCAGCTGAAGGGAACGGTGGAGTACGCGGTTGAAACCTATATGAAATCGCTCGGTTCGAAAGAGCCTGCCCGGGTGATCCACCGCCTCGACCGCGGCACATCGGGGGTGATGTTCTTCCCGAAGGACAAGCGCGCCGCAACCCACATCTCTTTCCTGCTGAAGGAGGGGAAGGTGGAAAAGGTCTACTGGGCCATGGTTGCCGGCGTGCCCGATGAAGAGCAGTGGACGGTGGATGCGCCGATAGCCAAGCTGAACAAGTTCAGGTACGGGGTGGCCCTCCCCGGCAGGGAGGCGCGCACGGCATTCCGGGTCATTGCTGTGGGCAAGGGCGCCACCCTCCTCGAAGCACTCCCTTTTACCGGCAGGACGCACCAGATCCGGGTCCATCTCGTGCACAGCAACCTTCCCATCATCGGCGATACTACCTACGGCGGCGACACCGCCGCACGCATGATGCTCCATTGCCGCTCCATGGCCTTCACCTCCAGGGACGGCAAACCGGTGCAGGCGATTGCGCCGCTTGATGAGGGGTTTCTCAAGGCCTGCCGGGACTTCGGCATAGAGACAGAGGGACTCTGA
- a CDS encoding NUDIX hydrolase, whose amino-acid sequence METRNGVTLFQGLVVNIEQMDVKVGTKGWHTYQIIRHPGGVGVLPLHADGTVTLIRQLRPAADAFMLELPAGRLGHGEDPAQCGRRELAEETGLIAESLEPLGHLHTSPGVFDEVVHLYLATGLTQGEADPEVYEDIETMRLPLAEAVQMAVDGGISDGKTITALFRASRRAP is encoded by the coding sequence ATGGAAACAAGGAACGGGGTCACCCTTTTTCAGGGGCTCGTGGTGAATATCGAACAGATGGACGTGAAGGTGGGGACAAAGGGGTGGCACACCTACCAGATCATACGCCATCCCGGCGGGGTAGGGGTTTTGCCGCTCCATGCCGACGGGACGGTCACCCTGATCCGGCAACTCAGGCCCGCGGCGGATGCCTTCATGCTGGAGCTGCCTGCCGGGCGGCTCGGCCACGGCGAAGATCCGGCGCAGTGCGGCCGGCGAGAGCTGGCAGAGGAAACAGGATTGATCGCCGAAAGCCTGGAACCCCTCGGCCACCTTCATACCTCTCCAGGAGTCTTCGATGAGGTCGTCCACCTCTATCTGGCCACGGGTCTGACCCAGGGGGAGGCCGACCCCGAGGTTTACGAAGATATCGAGACCATGCGCCTGCCGCTGGCAGAGGCGGTGCAGATGGCGGTAGACGGCGGAATCAGCGACGGCAAGACCATTACGGCCCTGTTCCGGGCGAGCAGGAGGGCACCATGA
- a CDS encoding dodecin: MYGEDRTYKKVEVIGVSKKGIEAAIQTAVSKAHKTLDKLSWFEVGDIRGHVGDDGMVTEYQVVLKVAFQLKE; the protein is encoded by the coding sequence ATGTACGGTGAGGATAGAACCTACAAAAAAGTGGAAGTGATCGGCGTCTCGAAAAAAGGCATCGAGGCGGCCATCCAGACGGCAGTTAGCAAAGCCCACAAGACCCTCGATAAGCTTTCCTGGTTTGAAGTGGGTGACATCCGCGGCCATGTGGGGGACGACGGCATGGTCACCGAGTACCAGGTGGTGCTCAAGGTCGCTTTCCAGTTGAAGGAATAA
- a CDS encoding FKBP-type peptidyl-prolyl cis-trans isomerase, producing MAQAKKGDKVKVHYTGRLDDGSVFDSSECSDSDCDCSSGPLEFTIGEGQVIPGFEEAVFGMNIDETKSVHIPVDQAYGERIEEMVAQVPRTELPAGMAPEVGQQLEVTQEDGNIFPVVITEVTDTHISIDANHPLAGQNLNFDLRLVEIG from the coding sequence ATGGCACAGGCAAAGAAGGGGGATAAGGTAAAGGTTCACTATACGGGAAGACTGGACGACGGTTCAGTGTTCGACTCGTCCGAGTGCAGCGACAGTGATTGCGACTGCTCATCCGGCCCCCTGGAATTCACCATCGGTGAGGGGCAGGTCATTCCCGGCTTCGAAGAAGCGGTCTTCGGTATGAATATCGATGAGACGAAATCGGTACATATCCCGGTGGATCAAGCCTATGGCGAGCGTATCGAGGAAATGGTCGCCCAGGTTCCGCGCACCGAACTGCCGGCAGGCATGGCGCCGGAAGTCGGTCAGCAGCTGGAAGTTACCCAGGAGGACGGCAACATCTTCCCGGTGGTGATAACAGAGGTGACCGACACCCATATATCAATTGACGCCAACCATCCCCTGGCAGGGCAGAATCTGAACTTCGACCTCCGTCTCGTCGAGATCGGCTGA
- a CDS encoding ferritin family protein: MREQGQVCYTFEAAVEMAVSMEEEGFRHYLTAIRKVTNKGAREILKDAALDELEHKHQLEKALIEGSMAGVEEMNRPVKTMNLNYVLAKKELSPNSDAREALAYAIHLETGSIDFYKRMSEGCAGAPMAGVFERLLADETRHLQSLEDLYEEHFLTEN; the protein is encoded by the coding sequence ATGAGAGAGCAGGGTCAGGTCTGTTATACTTTTGAGGCCGCTGTTGAGATGGCTGTATCAATGGAGGAAGAGGGGTTCAGGCATTATCTTACGGCAATCCGCAAGGTAACGAACAAGGGCGCCAGGGAAATCCTCAAGGACGCCGCACTGGACGAACTGGAGCACAAGCACCAGCTGGAAAAGGCCCTGATTGAGGGAAGCATGGCGGGAGTAGAGGAAATGAACCGGCCGGTCAAGACCATGAACCTTAACTACGTGCTCGCCAAGAAAGAGCTCAGCCCCAATTCCGACGCCCGGGAAGCCCTCGCCTATGCCATTCACCTGGAAACAGGTTCCATAGATTTCTACAAGCGGATGTCGGAAGGTTGCGCAGGAGCGCCGATGGCAGGAGTTTTTGAACGGTTGCTGGCCGATGAGACCCGCCACCTGCAATCCCTTGAAGACCTTTACGAAGAGCACTTCCTTACGGAAAACTGA
- a CDS encoding NAD(P)H-quinone oxidoreductase: MKAVLLEGFGGVEVLKVGEAEKPSPKENEVLVKVMATSVNRPDLVQREGKYPPPPGDSEILGLEVAGVIEQLGSNVSGWRVGDRVLSLVGGGGYAEYAVAYADHLMPIPDTMSFEEAACVCESYITAFLNIFILGEFKDGQTAILHGGGGGVNTAGIQLCRALAPNSKLIVTASPEKMERVKEVGADLVVNFRETPDFSEIVKEYTNKKGVDLILDHIGAKYLAPNMNSLAYKGKLVVIGVTSGIKAELNLALMMVKRQQIIGSVLRSRPVSEKGEIVAEFTKRALPKFADRTIVPIIEKVFPLDQVVDAHRMMEEDKHFGKIVLKIGA, encoded by the coding sequence ATGAAAGCTGTATTGCTTGAAGGATTTGGCGGTGTGGAGGTGCTGAAGGTCGGTGAGGCGGAAAAACCGTCGCCGAAGGAAAATGAGGTTCTGGTCAAGGTGATGGCGACATCCGTCAATCGTCCTGATCTGGTGCAGCGGGAGGGGAAATATCCGCCGCCGCCGGGTGATTCGGAGATTCTCGGCCTGGAAGTTGCCGGGGTGATCGAGCAACTCGGCTCCAACGTCTCCGGCTGGCGGGTCGGCGACCGGGTCCTCTCCCTGGTCGGCGGTGGGGGGTACGCGGAATATGCGGTCGCCTATGCCGACCACCTGATGCCCATCCCCGACACCATGAGCTTCGAGGAGGCCGCCTGCGTCTGCGAATCCTATATCACGGCGTTTCTCAATATCTTCATCCTTGGCGAGTTCAAGGATGGCCAGACCGCCATTCTCCACGGCGGCGGCGGAGGGGTCAACACCGCCGGCATTCAGCTCTGCCGGGCGCTTGCTCCCAATTCGAAACTGATCGTCACCGCCTCGCCGGAGAAAATGGAGCGGGTCAAGGAAGTGGGGGCCGACCTGGTCGTCAACTTCCGGGAAACGCCCGATTTCAGTGAGATCGTCAAGGAATACACCAACAAGAAGGGGGTCGACCTGATCCTCGATCATATCGGGGCGAAGTACCTGGCCCCGAACATGAACTCCCTCGCCTACAAAGGGAAGCTGGTCGTCATCGGCGTCACGAGCGGCATCAAGGCAGAGCTCAATCTCGCCCTCATGATGGTGAAGCGGCAGCAGATCATCGGCTCGGTGCTCCGTTCCCGGCCGGTGAGCGAAAAAGGGGAGATCGTCGCCGAGTTCACCAAACGGGCGCTTCCCAAGTTCGCCGACCGGACCATCGTGCCGATCATCGAGAAGGTCTTCCCCCTCGACCAGGTTGTCGATGCCCACAGGATGATGGAAGAGGACAAGCATTTCGGCAAGATCGTGCTGAAGATCGGCGCATAG
- a CDS encoding YchJ family protein has protein sequence MVNLCPCGSGIDYGKCCEPLIKGARQAQTAEELMRSRYTAYVKVEIDYLFETTHPAHRQGFDHEGTRQWAENSVWEGLEIVTTGKGGTDDGEGRVEFIARFREKGVKKAHHELAEFKKDDGKWFFTDGSAVPRKPATSVKVGRNDPCTCGSGLKYKKCCGK, from the coding sequence ATCGTGAACTTATGCCCTTGCGGGTCAGGCATTGACTACGGGAAATGCTGCGAACCGCTGATCAAAGGCGCGCGCCAGGCGCAGACCGCAGAAGAGTTGATGCGTTCCCGTTACACGGCGTATGTAAAGGTGGAAATCGATTACCTGTTTGAAACCACCCACCCGGCCCATCGCCAGGGCTTCGACCATGAAGGGACGAGGCAGTGGGCAGAGAACTCCGTCTGGGAAGGACTGGAAATTGTCACCACCGGCAAGGGGGGGACGGACGATGGCGAAGGCCGGGTCGAATTCATCGCCCGTTTCCGGGAAAAGGGGGTGAAAAAGGCCCATCACGAGTTGGCGGAGTTTAAGAAAGACGACGGCAAATGGTTCTTTACCGACGGTTCGGCCGTTCCCCGGAAGCCCGCTACAAGCGTCAAGGTCGGCCGCAACGACCCCTGCACATGCGGCAGCGGTTTGAAATACAAGAAATGCTGCGGGAAATGA
- the ltrA gene encoding group II intron reverse transcriptase/maturase: MTTGAAEGRVGIPGASPEGSGWKPREKGRGAANVTGRKAAHWPEAATGLMEKIVSRGNMMAAYSRVMRNKGAPGVDNMPVTALKGYLQEEWPRIREELLTGTYHPQPVRKVEIPKPGGGTRMLGIPTVLDRLIQQAVHQVLSPLFDPGFSISSHGFRPGRSAHQAIKAARKYVESGLRWVVDIDLEKFFDRVHHDTLMSLVKRKVGDRLVLSLIDSYLKAGILEGGVTSPRLEGTPQGGPLSPLLSNILLDELDKKLERRGHKFCRYADDANIYVATRRSGERVMASITGYLSERLKLTVNQGKSAVDRPWKRSFLSYSMTRHRKPRLTVAKKAAARLKANLKTIFRRGRGQNIQTTVEETTPKLRGWLNYFRYAEVKGIFEELDGWLRRKLRRILWKQWKRPKTRAKKLMRRGLSEATAWRSATNGRGPWWNAGAAHMNKAVPKFYFDKLGLVSLIDQLHRLQRTS; encoded by the coding sequence ATGACGACAGGAGCAGCAGAAGGCCGGGTTGGGATACCCGGCGCCAGCCCGGAGGGTAGCGGTTGGAAACCGCGAGAGAAAGGGAGAGGTGCGGCAAACGTCACGGGAAGGAAAGCAGCTCACTGGCCGGAAGCGGCAACGGGACTGATGGAGAAGATCGTCAGTCGCGGCAACATGATGGCGGCATACTCACGGGTAATGCGCAACAAGGGAGCGCCCGGCGTCGATAACATGCCGGTAACGGCCCTGAAGGGCTACCTACAGGAGGAATGGCCGCGCATCAGAGAAGAACTGCTGACGGGAACGTATCACCCGCAACCGGTGCGGAAAGTAGAAATTCCCAAACCGGGAGGCGGCACACGGATGCTGGGAATTCCCACCGTCCTTGACCGACTCATTCAGCAGGCGGTGCATCAAGTTTTGAGCCCGCTGTTCGACCCTGGTTTCTCCATAAGTTCCCACGGGTTTCGCCCTGGACGGAGCGCCCATCAAGCGATCAAGGCAGCTCGGAAGTATGTAGAGAGCGGCCTTAGGTGGGTGGTTGACATTGACCTTGAGAAATTTTTCGACCGAGTCCACCACGACACCCTTATGTCGCTGGTGAAACGCAAGGTTGGAGACCGTCTGGTGCTGTCCCTTATCGACAGCTACCTTAAGGCAGGGATACTTGAAGGAGGAGTGACGTCACCCCGGTTGGAAGGCACGCCGCAAGGCGGGCCTCTCTCGCCGCTGCTGTCCAACATCCTCCTCGACGAACTGGACAAGAAACTGGAAAGAAGGGGCCATAAGTTCTGCCGCTATGCCGACGACGCAAATATCTATGTTGCAACGAGGAGAAGCGGCGAGCGTGTCATGGCCTCAATTACCGGCTACCTGTCCGAGCGGCTCAAGCTCACGGTCAACCAGGGCAAAAGCGCGGTTGACCGTCCGTGGAAAAGGTCGTTTCTGAGTTACAGCATGACCCGGCACCGCAAACCGCGGCTTACCGTGGCCAAGAAAGCGGCTGCCAGGCTCAAGGCCAACCTCAAGACGATCTTTAGGCGGGGAAGGGGTCAGAACATCCAAACCACCGTTGAAGAGACAACCCCGAAACTTAGGGGTTGGTTAAACTACTTTCGGTACGCGGAAGTAAAAGGCATCTTCGAGGAACTGGACGGATGGCTGAGACGTAAACTGCGTCGCATTCTCTGGAAGCAGTGGAAGCGCCCCAAGACGCGAGCAAAGAAACTGATGCGGCGGGGATTATCGGAGGCAACTGCATGGCGGTCGGCCACAAACGGCCGCGGCCCCTGGTGGAATGCAGGGGCCGCGCATATGAACAAAGCTGTTCCGAAATTCTACTTCGACAAACTGGGGCTGGTATCACTCATAGACCAGCTTCACCGACTTCAACGTACTTCATGA
- a CDS encoding SDR family oxidoreductase yields MNIFLSGGTGFVGGHLRRALLEKGHRIRLLAHKRGDGFEDGIEVVEGDVTRPDTFAGQLAGCEAAINLVGIIREFPAQGITFEKLLVQATRNMVDAAKGAGIKRYLHMSALGTRPNATSAYHRSKFLAEEYVRASGLDYTIFRPSIIFGPKDDFINKLAGYIKGYPAVPVIGDGKYRLQPIAADDVARCFAMSLEMPETVGKTYEICGIDRLTYNEMLDTIGRVLGKSHVAKIPNPLGIMKLVVPLLQGFSFFPITMDQILMLVEENICDGAWRETFNFEPQRFEEGIRAYLRPHG; encoded by the coding sequence ATGAACATATTTCTCAGCGGCGGCACTGGCTTTGTCGGCGGCCATCTTAGGAGGGCCTTGCTGGAGAAAGGGCACCGGATCAGGCTCCTTGCCCACAAGAGGGGGGATGGTTTCGAAGATGGGATTGAGGTGGTGGAAGGGGACGTGACCCGCCCTGACACCTTTGCCGGGCAGCTCGCGGGGTGCGAAGCCGCAATCAACCTGGTGGGGATAATCCGCGAGTTTCCGGCGCAGGGCATAACCTTCGAGAAACTTCTTGTGCAGGCCACCCGAAACATGGTCGATGCGGCAAAAGGGGCGGGAATAAAGCGTTACCTTCACATGTCGGCCCTGGGGACCAGGCCGAACGCCACCTCCGCGTATCATAGGTCCAAGTTTCTCGCAGAGGAATATGTCCGCGCCTCCGGCCTGGATTACACCATTTTCCGTCCGTCCATTATTTTTGGGCCGAAGGACGATTTCATCAATAAACTTGCCGGATACATCAAGGGCTATCCGGCAGTGCCGGTCATCGGCGACGGCAAATACCGGCTCCAGCCGATAGCGGCAGACGATGTGGCGCGTTGCTTTGCCATGTCTCTGGAAATGCCGGAGACGGTCGGCAAAACCTATGAAATCTGCGGCATCGACCGGCTTACCTACAATGAAATGCTCGACACCATCGGTCGTGTGCTCGGCAAGTCGCACGTGGCTAAAATCCCCAACCCGCTCGGCATCATGAAGCTCGTGGTCCCGCTTCTGCAAGGGTTCTCGTTTTTTCCCATCACCATGGACCAGATTTTAATGCTCGTAGAGGAAAATATCTGCGACGGCGCCTGGCGTGAAACCTTCAACTTCGAGCCGCAACGGTTCGAAGAGGGGATACGCGCCTATCTGCGGCCGCACGGGTGA